A region of Procambarus clarkii isolate CNS0578487 chromosome 22, FALCON_Pclarkii_2.0, whole genome shotgun sequence DNA encodes the following proteins:
- the LOC123761404 gene encoding A-kinase anchor protein 5-like: MISTSTDQPGPSPYHRSSVKPERRERRHRQTDKATAGTTDEVTAGTTDEATAGTTDEVTAGTIDKATAGTKDVATAGTTDEVTAGTIDEATAGTIDEATAGTTDRATAGTTDEATAGTTDEATAGTTDEATAGTTDEATAGTTDEATAGTTDEATAGTTDEATAGTTDEATAGTTDEATAGTTNEATDAATDGATAGTAGHRQARQCPAG; this comes from the coding sequence ATGATTAGCACCTCCACAGACCAGCCTGGCCCCAGCCCGTACCACAGATCGTCGGTAAAGCCTGAAAGGAGAGAACGTcgccacagacagacagacaaggccACAGCTGGCACCACAGACGAAGTCACAGCTGGCACCACAGACGAAGCCACAGCTGGCACCACAGACGAAGTCACAGCTGGCACCATAGACAAAGCCACAGCTGGCACCAAAGACGTGGCCACAGCTGGCACCACAGACGAAGTCACAGCTGGCACCATAGACGAGGCCACAGCTGGCACCATAGACGAAGCCACAGCTGGCACCACAGACAGAGCCACAGCTGGCACCACAGACGAAGCCACAGCTGGCACCACAGACGAAGCCACAGCTGGCACCACAGACGAAGCCACAGCTGGCACCACAGACGAAGCCACAGCTGGCACCACAGACGAAGCCACAGCTGGCACCACAGACGAAGCCACAGCTGGCACCACAGACGAGGCCACAGCTGGCACCACAGACGAAGCCACAGCTGGCACCACAGACGAAGCCACAGCTGGCACCACAAACGAAGCCACAGACGCAGCCACAGACGGGGCCACAGCCGGCACCGCGGGCCACCGCCAAGCCAGACAATGCCCAGCAGGGTGA